In Blastopirellula sediminis, the following proteins share a genomic window:
- a CDS encoding chemotaxis protein CheA: MTAPGQDEFFDNLLSDFLDESSQLIDRLNDNLLELDEWAKLAAEDESAILDADLVNDMFRSAHSVKGLSAMLGLPNINCLTHNVENIFDAARREELKVTSHVVEVVFKSVDLLGAMLTQLRETSSDDVPCDEMIDQIKAVLEQTGSVREQTSQADAEAFLTTSDDQPVADTSPVADETVGADAIRAEVAVLFAGVADEAEIPAKYCSIFIDETELAVDELSDVLLAIDSGVGETAEAATKTLLVTSHRIKGSAASIGLNRPARLAHVMEDILQEIRDSGGVVWGDLADALLPCVDGIRVYVQQLKQGADKTDSFEELTVDLLSAWRCRDGSDSSPTATAPAESAQAAVVTPTIAPGLDDEGGYRMELVFDQNLPLSTLKAQLLLEKVSRVGEVHRSVPCYEDLDRLEHVDSLTIDISTDETLESLYSLVDVSGVVSAKIFTREEPIKAAPTREVAPPPVQAAAPVATPAPAKVEHSAPVTPPVAEKKTLTPAAPPAKAAPVATKPAESTAAADRTKATDALAKPAETLRVDIERLDQLMNLAGQLVINRARFEQLTDGLRESLPHKSSQHKMANVCGLSGKLLQMIDGVDPATGKGQSEWNAIKSHIRMLHADLESIARENSRYATLRNRSNELHEAVHQLERVSDGIQKCVMDTRMVPIGPLFGRFKRVVRDVSRSNGKDIRLDISGEKTELDKRMIDELGDPLIHMVRNSADHGIESPEVRKAAGKPPQGTIKLDAFHRGNSIIIQVTDDGKGLDPVLILRKAIDKGIVDAAEAEKLNNQQILQLIWEPGFSTAEKITEISGRGMGMDIVRSKIENVNGVVEVDSTPGKGATFTIKLPLTMAILPSLMTRINGETFALPIESITEIVRIPRHDFQTVQGVQTASIRGRVISVVRLHELFDGEPEPQTGTIGATDATVVVIGQEGRELGLAVDDLLGEEDIVVKSMAENYENVVGLSGACIRGDGRVALILDPSAMIDAASQRRNSPIGVK, from the coding sequence ATGACCGCGCCCGGGCAGGATGAATTCTTCGACAATCTGCTGAGCGACTTCCTCGACGAGTCGTCGCAGCTGATTGATCGTCTCAACGACAACTTGTTGGAACTGGACGAGTGGGCCAAATTGGCGGCCGAAGATGAGAGCGCCATTTTGGACGCCGATCTGGTGAACGACATGTTTCGTTCCGCACATAGCGTCAAAGGGTTGTCGGCGATGCTCGGGCTTCCGAACATCAATTGCCTGACCCATAACGTCGAAAACATTTTCGACGCCGCTCGCCGCGAAGAGCTGAAGGTGACGTCGCATGTGGTTGAGGTCGTCTTCAAGTCGGTCGACCTGCTCGGCGCGATGCTTACCCAATTGCGGGAAACGTCGTCGGACGACGTCCCCTGCGACGAGATGATCGATCAAATCAAAGCGGTTCTGGAACAAACCGGCTCGGTGCGTGAGCAAACGAGCCAGGCGGACGCCGAAGCGTTTCTGACGACGAGCGACGACCAGCCGGTCGCGGACACGAGCCCGGTTGCGGACGAGACCGTGGGCGCCGACGCGATTCGCGCCGAAGTGGCTGTCCTTTTCGCCGGCGTCGCCGACGAAGCCGAAATTCCCGCCAAGTACTGCTCGATCTTCATTGACGAAACGGAACTTGCGGTCGACGAATTGAGCGACGTGCTACTGGCGATCGACAGCGGAGTGGGTGAAACGGCGGAAGCGGCGACCAAGACGTTGCTCGTCACTTCGCACCGGATCAAGGGATCGGCCGCTTCGATCGGCTTGAACCGTCCGGCGCGACTCGCCCACGTGATGGAAGATATTCTGCAGGAAATCCGGGACTCCGGCGGAGTCGTCTGGGGAGACCTGGCCGACGCGCTGCTGCCTTGCGTCGACGGGATTCGCGTTTACGTCCAACAACTGAAGCAAGGCGCTGATAAGACCGACAGCTTTGAAGAGCTGACCGTTGATCTGCTGTCGGCTTGGCGATGTCGCGATGGCTCCGATTCGTCTCCCACGGCGACCGCTCCGGCGGAGTCGGCCCAAGCGGCCGTCGTCACGCCGACAATCGCACCGGGACTCGACGACGAAGGCGGCTACCGAATGGAGCTGGTCTTCGATCAGAATCTGCCCCTCTCGACGCTCAAGGCGCAACTGCTGCTGGAAAAGGTGAGCCGAGTCGGCGAAGTTCATCGCAGCGTTCCTTGCTACGAAGATCTCGATCGGTTGGAGCATGTCGACAGCCTGACGATTGACATCTCGACCGACGAAACGCTCGAGTCGCTCTACTCGTTGGTCGACGTCTCGGGCGTCGTCTCAGCGAAGATCTTCACTCGCGAAGAGCCGATCAAAGCGGCGCCGACGCGCGAAGTCGCTCCTCCACCGGTTCAAGCGGCCGCGCCTGTTGCGACTCCGGCGCCGGCGAAAGTCGAACACTCGGCCCCGGTCACGCCTCCCGTCGCTGAAAAGAAAACTTTGACGCCTGCGGCGCCGCCAGCCAAAGCTGCGCCGGTTGCGACGAAGCCCGCCGAGTCGACCGCCGCTGCGGATCGTACGAAAGCGACCGACGCCCTGGCGAAGCCGGCCGAAACGTTGCGTGTCGATATCGAACGTCTCGATCAGTTGATGAACCTGGCTGGACAGCTGGTGATCAACCGAGCGCGTTTCGAGCAGTTGACTGACGGGCTGCGGGAATCGCTTCCCCACAAGTCGTCGCAGCACAAGATGGCCAATGTGTGCGGGCTGAGCGGCAAGTTGCTGCAGATGATCGACGGCGTCGATCCGGCCACGGGCAAAGGGCAAAGCGAATGGAACGCGATCAAATCGCACATTCGGATGTTGCACGCCGATCTGGAGTCGATCGCCCGCGAGAACTCGCGCTACGCGACTCTCCGTAATCGCTCGAACGAATTGCATGAAGCGGTCCACCAGTTGGAACGCGTTTCGGACGGCATCCAGAAGTGCGTGATGGATACGCGAATGGTTCCGATCGGTCCGCTGTTTGGACGGTTCAAACGGGTCGTACGCGACGTGTCACGCAGCAACGGCAAAGACATTCGTCTCGACATTTCCGGCGAAAAGACGGAACTCGACAAGCGGATGATCGACGAGTTGGGAGATCCGCTGATCCACATGGTCCGCAACTCGGCCGACCACGGGATCGAATCGCCCGAAGTTCGCAAAGCGGCCGGCAAGCCGCCGCAAGGGACGATCAAACTCGACGCGTTCCATCGCGGCAACAGCATCATCATTCAAGTGACCGACGACGGCAAAGGCCTCGACCCGGTTTTGATTCTGCGGAAGGCGATTGACAAAGGGATCGTCGATGCGGCCGAGGCCGAAAAGCTGAACAATCAGCAGATTTTGCAATTGATCTGGGAACCGGGCTTCAGCACCGCGGAAAAGATCACCGAGATCTCCGGTCGCGGTATGGGAATGGACATCGTCCGCTCCAAGATCGAAAACGTCAACGGCGTCGTCGAAGTCGACAGCACGCCGGGTAAGGGAGCGACCTTCACGATCAAGTTGCCGCTGACGATGGCGATTTTGCCCAGCTTGATGACCCGCATCAACGGCGAGACGTTCGCACTGCCGATCGAGTCGATTACCGAGATCGTCCGCATTCCGCGTCATGACTTCCAAACGGTTCAAGGGGTGCAAACGGCCTCGATTCGCGGCCGCGTCATTTCGGTCGTGCGCCTGCACGAGCTGTTTGACGGCGAACCGGAACCCCAAACCGGCACTATTGGCGCAACTGATGCGACCGTCGTCGTAATTGGCCAGGAAGGTCGCGAATTGGGATTGGCGGTCGACGACTTACTTGGAGAGGAAGATATCGTTGTGAAGTCGATGGCGGAGAACTACGAGAACGTCGTAGGACTCTCCGGCGCCTGCATTCGCGGCGACGGTCGAGTCGCTTTGATTTTGGATCCTTCAGCCATGATTGACGCGGCGTCGCAACGCCGCAACTCGCCGATCGGCGTGAAATAA
- a CDS encoding chemotaxis protein codes for MSDKSHNSGMHLEILHQILSAATHEASAAMCRWTSGLITMSLDEVREIPLEAVTTEYDFGLDMLTMVVLTLNGEIGGSMILCFDEDNGRDLAASLLSRKERGEGDWTPLERSALCETGNILGCAYLNALTRLLSVELVPSPPYFIQDYGASVLEQALMEQAAIDDQVMICRTRFTRGDQELNWNVFFVPNSQMRQMMEESLHIDA; via the coding sequence ATGTCAGATAAATCTCACAATAGCGGTATGCATCTGGAGATATTGCACCAGATCTTGAGCGCTGCGACGCATGAAGCCTCGGCTGCGATGTGTCGCTGGACCAGCGGCCTGATCACGATGTCGTTGGACGAAGTGCGCGAGATTCCGTTGGAAGCGGTTACGACCGAGTACGACTTTGGGCTCGATATGCTGACGATGGTCGTGCTGACGCTCAATGGCGAGATCGGCGGCTCGATGATCCTCTGCTTCGACGAAGACAATGGCCGCGATCTGGCGGCTTCGCTACTAAGTCGCAAGGAGCGCGGAGAAGGCGACTGGACGCCGCTCGAGCGATCGGCCTTGTGCGAGACCGGCAATATCCTGGGTTGCGCCTACCTGAACGCACTTACGCGTCTCTTGTCGGTTGAACTCGTGCCGTCCCCTCCCTACTTCATTCAAGATTACGGCGCCAGCGTGCTGGAGCAAGCGCTCATGGAGCAAGCGGCGATTGACGACCAAGTGATGATCTGCCGCACCCGGTTTACCCGTGGCGATCAAGAGTTGAACTGGAACGTCTTCTTCGTTCCTAACAGTCAGATGCGGCAAATGATGGAAGAGTCGCTGCATATTGACGCGTAG
- a CDS encoding chemotaxis protein CheD — protein MVTAEQLNVGLGQIVLARNDEILASILGSCIGVAIYDPSQKIAALAHVVLPLSGGRPGSPGRFADTAIAAMLQELRNKGANPQQLRAKISGGACMFGNSQMSIGDRNAEEVRRQLKDKKIPLIAEDVGGTKGRKVLFSPYTAQMEIVINGVNSKII, from the coding sequence ATGGTTACAGCAGAACAACTAAACGTAGGGCTAGGGCAAATCGTGCTCGCCCGCAACGACGAAATACTCGCGTCGATTTTGGGGTCATGCATCGGCGTGGCGATCTACGATCCTTCCCAAAAAATTGCGGCGCTGGCCCATGTCGTCTTGCCCCTTTCCGGAGGACGCCCCGGTTCGCCGGGACGATTCGCCGATACCGCAATTGCCGCCATGTTGCAGGAGTTGCGTAATAAAGGCGCCAACCCTCAACAACTGCGAGCTAAAATTTCGGGCGGCGCTTGTATGTTCGGCAACAGCCAGATGAGCATCGGCGACCGCAATGCGGAAGAAGTTCGCCGTCAATTGAAAGACAAGAAGATCCCCTTGATCGCCGAAGACGTCGGCGGAACCAAGGGACGCAAAGTTTTGTTCTCCCCTTACACGGCGCAGATGGAAATTGTCATCAACGGCGTGAACTCCAAGATCATCTAA
- a CDS encoding response regulator, producing the protein MSKRLLVTDDAMIIREMIKETAIAAGWEIVGEADNGLAAVEAYRELRPDAMTLDIVMPEYDGIYALENIRNEFPTARILMVSAIDQTNVLKDALRKGATDFIIKPSSRCAVQSGIMPAVQAFLLRCEKEQGLPCPIDKPCGCIECRDVRRVVEQWDEVRGSKESGSLAGA; encoded by the coding sequence ATGTCGAAGCGATTACTAGTTACCGACGACGCGATGATCATTCGAGAAATGATCAAAGAGACTGCGATCGCTGCGGGCTGGGAAATTGTCGGTGAAGCGGACAATGGCCTGGCCGCCGTTGAAGCGTATCGCGAACTGCGTCCCGACGCGATGACGCTCGATATCGTCATGCCGGAGTACGACGGCATTTACGCGCTCGAGAACATTCGAAACGAGTTTCCGACGGCACGGATCCTGATGGTCAGCGCCATCGATCAAACCAATGTGCTGAAAGACGCGCTTCGCAAAGGGGCGACTGACTTCATCATCAAGCCGTCGAGCCGCTGCGCCGTGCAAAGCGGCATTATGCCGGCGGTGCAAGCGTTCCTGCTTCGCTGCGAAAAAGAACAGGGCCTCCCCTGCCCGATCGACAAGCCGTGCGGCTGCATCGAATGTCGCGACGTCCGTCGCGTCGTCGAGCAATGGGACGAAGTCCGCGGATCGAAGGAAAGCGGCTCGCTCGCCGGAGCGTAG
- a CDS encoding polyhydroxyalkanoic acid system family protein: MPGFHVEKPHTLGQDAAIERVQWVLEKMRGRFEGQVKDMQQTWEGHVMSFSFRTMGVDIAGTMEVFEEIVVVKGSLPFAAMLFKGRIEKSIGEELEKIVRSK, from the coding sequence ATGCCAGGATTTCACGTCGAAAAACCCCACACGCTTGGACAAGACGCCGCGATTGAACGCGTGCAGTGGGTACTCGAAAAGATGCGAGGCCGGTTTGAAGGCCAGGTCAAGGACATGCAGCAGACGTGGGAAGGTCACGTGATGAGCTTCTCGTTCCGGACGATGGGAGTCGATATCGCCGGCACGATGGAAGTCTTCGAAGAGATCGTCGTCGTGAAGGGAAGCCTTCCGTTCGCCGCGATGCTCTTCAAAGGCCGCATTGAGAAGTCGATCGGCGAAGAACTCGAAAAGATCGTCCGCAGCAAGTAG
- a CDS encoding (5-formylfuran-3-yl)methyl phosphate synthase — protein MTQLLVSVRSAEEASAALAGGADLIDVKEPSLGSLGAADPQVWRDVIQMVRAQVPVSVALGEISDGERRFDADSFRGASMAKYGLANMADSAIWMSLAARAYEQVPRGCARVAVYYVDQSRAKCPPLHDVLRWSGQISATTILFDTLVKDGQTLFDFFTPSELTAAIATIHEAGMKVACGGSLTAEHFAAAISAGADILAVRGAACEGSRTSRVNRERVRDLKAKLNSFVGEGKVHYASNDKSRFA, from the coding sequence ATGACGCAGTTGTTGGTTTCGGTACGCTCGGCGGAAGAAGCGAGCGCTGCGCTCGCCGGCGGAGCGGACTTGATCGATGTGAAAGAACCGTCGCTAGGATCGCTCGGCGCCGCCGATCCGCAAGTTTGGCGCGACGTGATTCAAATGGTCAGAGCGCAGGTCCCAGTCAGCGTCGCACTGGGGGAGATCAGCGACGGAGAGAGAAGGTTCGACGCCGATTCTTTTCGGGGGGCGAGCATGGCCAAATACGGGTTAGCCAACATGGCGGATTCCGCCATCTGGATGTCGCTCGCCGCTCGCGCGTATGAGCAAGTGCCGCGCGGTTGCGCTCGCGTGGCGGTTTATTATGTGGACCAGTCGCGGGCGAAATGTCCTCCACTACATGACGTATTACGTTGGAGTGGTCAGATTTCGGCGACGACGATTTTGTTCGACACGCTGGTGAAAGATGGCCAAACGCTGTTTGATTTTTTCACGCCCAGTGAACTAACGGCGGCAATTGCCACGATTCACGAAGCGGGAATGAAAGTTGCGTGCGGCGGTTCTTTGACGGCCGAGCATTTCGCCGCCGCAATTAGTGCCGGCGCCGACATTCTGGCGGTACGCGGCGCCGCATGCGAAGGGTCGCGAACGAGTCGCGTTAATCGAGAACGAGTTCGCGATTTGAAAGCGAAATTGAATTCATTTGTTGGCGAAGGAAAGGTTCACTACGCGAGCAATGACAAGTCACGTTTTGCTTGA
- a CDS encoding sodium:proton antiporter — translation MSDAIINSDHSESAFSGTSMSHDHHHEGGSDRPVLIAIGVILVAFILATLAGWTQPTVAHVAAEAHGEAVHAEAAHAEHGEEAASHGEEHASGDHGHAHPAPHPLAVIPFIALLGAIAVFPLLGFTAHWWESNKNRFLVAVILAGVTLLYYLILYVEAGFGAALSRVDHAILKEYIPFIVLLFSLYVISGGIRIEGDMAAHPSTNAIFLAVGGALASFIGTTGAAMLLVRPLIETNKERKYVQHTVVFFIFVVCNCGGLLLPIGDPPLFLGYLEGVDFLWTLRELWMPWLMVNGLLIAMFYAVDKFYYYPHEAKSDIAKDETQTTPLRIRGLMPNALLLVGVILSVALLDPQKPFPGTDWHPYVYLREVVQLALVGLSLALGSKAVRTDNKFNYHAIVEVAALFVGIFICMQPALELLNLHGPDLGIDTPMKFFWITGSLSAVLDNAPTYLVFFRTADAQHVGERLVDLLHHSGSPDGAAATMKLMAISLGAVFMGAMTYIGNGPNFMVRAIAEESGVRMPSFFGYVLFYSLPILLPVMILMALVFLR, via the coding sequence ATGTCAGACGCGATCATCAACTCCGACCACAGCGAATCAGCTTTCTCTGGAACGTCCATGTCGCACGATCACCACCACGAGGGCGGTTCCGATCGACCCGTTCTCATCGCCATCGGCGTCATCCTGGTCGCCTTCATCCTGGCCACGCTGGCCGGATGGACGCAGCCGACGGTGGCGCATGTCGCCGCCGAAGCGCACGGCGAAGCGGTCCATGCCGAAGCGGCTCACGCCGAACATGGTGAGGAAGCGGCGTCCCATGGCGAAGAGCACGCCTCCGGCGATCATGGTCACGCCCATCCGGCGCCTCATCCGCTAGCGGTGATTCCGTTTATCGCCTTGTTGGGCGCCATCGCGGTCTTCCCGCTCCTGGGCTTTACCGCTCACTGGTGGGAAAGCAACAAAAATCGCTTCCTGGTCGCGGTGATCCTCGCTGGCGTGACCCTCCTTTACTACCTGATCCTGTATGTCGAAGCGGGATTTGGCGCCGCCCTCTCGCGCGTCGATCACGCCATCCTCAAAGAATACATTCCGTTCATCGTCCTCCTCTTTTCGCTCTACGTCATCTCCGGCGGGATCCGAATCGAAGGGGATATGGCGGCCCATCCGTCGACCAATGCAATTTTCCTCGCCGTCGGCGGCGCCTTGGCCAGCTTCATCGGCACCACCGGCGCCGCGATGCTCTTGGTTCGCCCGTTGATCGAAACGAACAAAGAACGCAAATACGTTCAGCACACGGTCGTCTTCTTCATCTTCGTCGTCTGCAATTGCGGCGGTTTGTTGTTGCCGATCGGCGATCCGCCGCTCTTCCTCGGTTACCTGGAGGGTGTCGACTTCCTCTGGACGCTGCGCGAGTTGTGGATGCCGTGGCTGATGGTCAACGGGCTGTTGATCGCGATGTTCTACGCCGTCGACAAGTTCTACTACTATCCGCACGAAGCGAAGTCCGACATTGCGAAAGACGAAACGCAAACGACCCCGCTGCGCATTCGCGGTTTAATGCCGAACGCGTTGCTGTTGGTCGGCGTGATCCTCTCGGTCGCGCTGCTCGATCCGCAAAAGCCCTTCCCCGGCACCGACTGGCATCCTTACGTCTATCTGCGTGAAGTGGTGCAGTTGGCGCTGGTCGGTCTCAGCCTGGCCCTCGGTTCGAAGGCGGTTCGTACCGACAACAAGTTCAACTACCATGCGATCGTCGAAGTCGCCGCTTTGTTCGTCGGCATCTTCATCTGCATGCAGCCGGCCCTTGAACTGCTCAATCTTCACGGTCCGGACCTCGGAATCGACACGCCTATGAAGTTTTTCTGGATCACCGGCAGTTTGTCGGCGGTGCTCGATAACGCTCCGACCTACCTCGTCTTCTTCCGAACGGCTGACGCCCAACATGTGGGAGAACGGCTGGTCGACTTGCTCCATCACAGCGGCAGCCCCGATGGGGCCGCGGCGACCATGAAACTGATGGCGATCAGCTTGGGCGCCGTCTTCATGGGAGCGATGACCTACATCGGCAACGGCCCGAACTTCATGGTCCGGGCGATCGCCGAAGAATCAGGCGTCCGCATGCCGAGCTTCTTCGGATATGTGCTCTTTTACAGCCTGCCGATCCTGCTGCCGGTCATGATTTTGATGGCGCTGGTCTTCCTGCGATAA
- a CDS encoding ribonuclease D yields MNYEYVETQSQLADLCDRLRSQSHIYFDTEFVSEDVYLPDLCLVQIAAGDILAIVDPKRIDSMQVFWDLIADGDHVSVVHSGREEFLFCYRATGKPPANLFDTQIAGGLIGMEYPASFGNLILRLLDEKLPKGETRTDWRVRPLSTRQIEYALNDVAYLGPAARELEKELERLDRVAWMQEEMQSWQDALVESTQRARWRNVSGTGSLSRRSLAVVRELWKWRDKKASAANIPARRILRDDLIAELAKRKSANVKQIRAIRGMQRSDLNRYFEEIGEAIQIALDMDEADCPSSQPNWNQGKQYVVLGQFLSAALGSICREAKVAPSLACTVQDVRDLVAYHLDGAPEKPSLAQGWRAEVIGKTIEELLDGSLVVRVGDPHAVEPLSFDRR; encoded by the coding sequence GTGAACTACGAATACGTCGAAACGCAGTCCCAACTTGCCGACCTGTGCGACCGCCTGCGCTCGCAGTCGCACATCTATTTCGACACCGAATTCGTCTCGGAAGACGTTTATCTCCCTGATTTGTGCCTGGTCCAGATCGCGGCGGGCGACATATTGGCGATTGTTGATCCGAAGCGGATCGACAGCATGCAGGTCTTTTGGGACCTGATCGCCGATGGGGACCACGTCTCGGTCGTCCATTCCGGCCGCGAAGAGTTCCTCTTCTGCTACCGGGCGACTGGCAAACCTCCGGCCAACTTGTTTGACACGCAGATCGCCGGCGGGCTGATCGGGATGGAATATCCCGCCTCGTTCGGCAACCTGATTCTGCGGCTGCTCGACGAGAAGCTGCCGAAGGGAGAAACCCGCACTGACTGGCGCGTTCGCCCATTGAGCACGCGGCAGATCGAATACGCGCTGAACGACGTCGCTTATCTCGGCCCTGCGGCTCGCGAGCTCGAAAAAGAGCTGGAGCGGCTCGACCGGGTCGCCTGGATGCAGGAAGAGATGCAGTCGTGGCAAGACGCGTTGGTCGAATCGACGCAGCGCGCCCGTTGGCGAAACGTCTCCGGCACCGGCAGTCTCAGCCGCCGCTCGTTGGCGGTCGTGCGCGAACTTTGGAAGTGGCGCGACAAAAAAGCTTCCGCCGCCAACATTCCGGCTCGGCGGATCTTGCGTGACGACCTGATCGCCGAACTGGCGAAACGAAAGTCGGCGAACGTCAAACAGATCCGCGCGATTCGCGGCATGCAGCGAAGCGACCTGAATCGCTACTTCGAAGAGATCGGCGAAGCGATTCAAATCGCCCTCGACATGGACGAAGCCGATTGCCCCTCGTCGCAGCCGAACTGGAACCAGGGGAAACAGTACGTCGTGCTGGGGCAGTTCCTCTCCGCCGCTCTCGGCAGCATCTGCCGCGAAGCGAAAGTGGCGCCGAGTCTCGCTTGCACCGTGCAGGACGTCCGCGACCTGGTCGCCTATCATCTTGACGGCGCCCCCGAGAAACCATCGCTCGCCCAAGGCTGGCGAGCCGAAGTGATCGGCAAAACGATCGAAGAGCTCCTCGACGGCTCGCTAGTCGTCCGTGTAGGAGATCCCCACGCCGTCGAACCCCTCTCCTTCGACCGCCGCTAA
- a CDS encoding AAA family ATPase, with amino-acid sequence MRKARIRRLGALLRAKQKKKSKDANSISANEEFVEAQWLACMMMYPERLSEDALPLQVFRVPCHRDIYSALLGLHLTGDEDRDDQQLLADLLTYGYDKLTASALIQAVMHSGGDMNNLADYAAALRKRLTQEPEPVELPRDGEIVRLELGGGSSFRTLTTEELFAEQKPREWLLANFLTRNEPAVIVGPSKTLKSSLAVDLCAALARGGKFLGQFAAEKPLRVGFAGSSHQQQTLTDLTQRWGEARQAAPNRNNLMWMLTTDNPAEPECLGKLRDWITKHELEVVVIDAIRLSSTGKRKQAEALQTLAQCCLDNGATPILCVQTRKEMKPGKLEASILAGSLDFAQQWLLVNRRQDYAPGSGEHRLWLTLGGYAGQGGEWGVDVEEGRLTGVGRRWQTIVHEAETLRDEAERLKDAAMDERMRSRIRLAMTDLGEAHATKLRVRENCGMNGTKFARAWDRMVAAGEIEKIVNEKQSCYPRYRLITPAQEKNDAVESSPTVEKSRVSGPVNPPTSTDALQNAPTGQPNLAQGKSPTATQPWVGMCMNDVSPNGAI; translated from the coding sequence ATGCGAAAGGCCCGAATCCGGCGCCTCGGGGCGCTGCTGCGCGCGAAGCAAAAGAAGAAGAGCAAAGACGCGAATAGCATCTCGGCCAACGAAGAGTTCGTCGAAGCGCAATGGCTCGCCTGCATGATGATGTACCCCGAACGCTTAAGCGAAGATGCGCTCCCGCTGCAAGTTTTTCGCGTGCCGTGCCATCGCGACATCTACTCAGCCCTCCTCGGGCTGCACCTCACTGGCGACGAAGATCGAGACGACCAGCAGTTGCTCGCCGACCTCCTCACCTACGGCTACGACAAGCTGACCGCTTCGGCGCTGATTCAAGCGGTGATGCATTCCGGCGGCGACATGAACAACCTTGCCGACTACGCGGCGGCCTTACGAAAACGACTGACGCAGGAACCGGAACCAGTCGAATTGCCGCGGGATGGCGAAATTGTGCGGCTTGAACTCGGCGGCGGAAGTTCGTTTCGAACGCTGACCACCGAAGAACTGTTCGCCGAACAAAAGCCGCGCGAGTGGCTGCTTGCGAACTTTCTTACCCGTAACGAACCGGCGGTGATCGTCGGTCCCAGCAAAACGTTAAAGAGTTCGCTCGCGGTCGATCTGTGTGCGGCACTGGCGAGAGGCGGCAAATTCCTTGGCCAGTTCGCCGCGGAAAAACCGCTGCGAGTCGGCTTCGCCGGCAGTAGCCATCAACAACAAACTCTGACCGATCTTACGCAGCGGTGGGGTGAAGCTCGGCAGGCGGCACCAAATCGGAACAATCTGATGTGGATGCTCACCACCGACAATCCTGCCGAACCGGAGTGCCTGGGCAAACTCCGCGACTGGATCACGAAGCACGAGTTGGAAGTGGTGGTGATCGATGCGATTCGGTTAAGTTCGACCGGCAAACGAAAGCAAGCCGAAGCGCTGCAGACGCTTGCGCAGTGTTGTCTCGACAACGGCGCCACGCCAATTCTCTGCGTCCAAACGCGGAAAGAAATGAAGCCTGGCAAGTTGGAAGCGTCGATTCTCGCCGGCAGTCTCGACTTCGCGCAGCAGTGGCTCCTCGTGAATCGCCGCCAAGATTATGCGCCGGGAAGTGGAGAGCATCGACTCTGGCTAACGCTCGGCGGCTACGCCGGCCAAGGGGGCGAATGGGGCGTCGATGTCGAGGAAGGAAGATTGACCGGCGTAGGGCGACGTTGGCAAACGATCGTGCACGAAGCGGAAACATTGCGAGACGAAGCCGAGCGTCTGAAAGACGCCGCGATGGACGAGCGAATGCGGTCGCGAATTCGCCTGGCGATGACCGACCTCGGCGAGGCGCACGCGACGAAGTTGCGAGTCCGCGAAAACTGCGGCATGAACGGCACGAAGTTCGCCCGGGCGTGGGATCGGATGGTCGCGGCGGGGGAGATTGAAAAGATCGTCAACGAGAAACAGTCGTGTTATCCGAGGTATCGATTGATCACGCCGGCCCAAGAAAAAAATGACGCGGTCGAGTCCAGTCCGACGGTCGAAAAAAGTCGCGTCAGCGGTCCAGTCAATCCGCCAACCTCAACCGACGCTCTTCAAAATGCCCCAACGGGGCAACCTAATCTAGCCCAGGGTAAGTCGCCAACGGCGACGCAGCCCTGGGTTGGTATGTGCATGAATGACGTAAGCCCCAACGGGGCGATCTAA